One window of Streptomyces sp. SUK 48 genomic DNA carries:
- a CDS encoding xanthine dehydrogenase family protein molybdopterin-binding subunit, whose product MPHTDTVLGAPAERLEGRQKVTGAARYAAEHPLPGRAHAWPVPASVVRGRVTEVDSSAARALPGVLAVLAPGDAPKVAEPEDATLAVLQDPHVPHRGWCVALVVAETLETARAAARLVRVRYAGEPYDLELSEDHPRAYEPQEANAGLPGRVEHGDPEGAFAAAATRVDVAYRVPPLHNHPMEPHATTARWDDDRLTVYTSSQGGTTARAVLAQMFELPEDKVTVVSEHVGGGFGSKGTPRPDLVLAVMAALRTARPVTLAYPRRYLPTVVGHRAPTLHRLRLGADPDGRLTALVHEVTTQTSRVREFVEQAAVPARVMYATPHLRTLHRVVALDVPSPSWMRAPGESPGMYALESAMDELAEALGMDPVELRIRNEPEREPGTGLPFSSRHLVQCLREGARRFGWADRDPRPGARREGPWLLGTGVAAATYPASAVPATATARALPDGTFTVRINATDIGTGARTVLAQIAADTLATALDRVRVEIGHSDLPPAWLAGGSTGTASWGWAVHDACADLAARLTVREGPLPPDGLEAHADTAGRADAEVPYARHAFGAHFAEAAVDTVTGETRVRRLLGVFAAGHILNSRTARSQFTGAMIMGLGMALTESSTLDPAFGDFPECDLASYHVPANADVPAIEAHWIDEDDTHLNPMGSKGIGEIGIVGTAAAIGNAVHHATGVRCRELPLTPDRILAGLPAAR is encoded by the coding sequence ATGCCCCACACCGACACTGTCCTCGGCGCTCCCGCCGAGCGCCTGGAGGGGCGGCAGAAGGTCACCGGCGCCGCCCGTTACGCCGCCGAGCATCCGCTGCCCGGCCGCGCCCACGCCTGGCCGGTGCCCGCCTCCGTCGTCCGCGGCCGGGTCACCGAGGTGGACAGCTCGGCCGCCCGCGCCCTGCCGGGCGTCCTCGCCGTCCTCGCCCCGGGCGACGCGCCCAAGGTCGCCGAACCCGAGGACGCCACTCTCGCCGTGCTCCAGGACCCGCACGTCCCGCACCGGGGCTGGTGCGTCGCCCTCGTCGTCGCCGAGACCCTGGAGACGGCACGGGCCGCCGCCCGGCTGGTGCGCGTCCGCTACGCCGGCGAGCCGTACGACCTCGAACTGAGCGAGGACCACCCGCGGGCCTACGAACCGCAGGAGGCGAACGCCGGGCTGCCCGGCCGTGTCGAACACGGCGACCCCGAGGGCGCCTTCGCCGCCGCGGCCACCCGGGTCGACGTCGCCTACCGGGTGCCGCCGCTGCACAACCACCCCATGGAGCCGCACGCGACCACCGCGCGGTGGGACGACGACCGGCTCACGGTGTACACCTCCAGCCAGGGCGGTACGACGGCACGCGCCGTGCTCGCCCAGATGTTCGAGCTGCCCGAGGACAAGGTCACCGTGGTCAGCGAGCACGTCGGCGGCGGCTTCGGCTCCAAGGGCACCCCGCGCCCCGACCTGGTCCTCGCCGTGATGGCCGCCCTGCGCACCGCCCGCCCGGTCACCCTCGCCTACCCCCGCCGCTACCTGCCCACCGTGGTCGGGCATCGCGCGCCCACCCTGCACCGGCTGCGCCTCGGCGCCGACCCGGACGGCCGGCTGACCGCGCTGGTGCACGAGGTGACCACGCAGACCTCGCGGGTACGGGAGTTCGTGGAGCAGGCCGCCGTGCCCGCCCGCGTCATGTACGCCACGCCCCACCTGCGCACCCTGCACCGCGTGGTCGCCCTCGACGTCCCCAGCCCCTCCTGGATGCGGGCCCCCGGCGAGTCGCCCGGCATGTACGCCCTGGAGTCCGCCATGGACGAACTCGCCGAGGCGCTCGGCATGGACCCGGTCGAGTTGCGCATCCGCAACGAGCCCGAGCGCGAGCCGGGCACCGGCCTGCCGTTCAGCAGCCGGCATCTGGTGCAGTGCCTGCGCGAGGGGGCCCGCCGGTTCGGCTGGGCGGACCGCGATCCGCGCCCGGGCGCCCGCCGCGAGGGCCCCTGGCTCCTCGGCACCGGTGTCGCCGCCGCCACCTACCCGGCCTCCGCCGTCCCGGCCACCGCCACCGCGCGCGCCCTGCCCGACGGCACCTTCACCGTGCGCATCAACGCCACCGACATCGGCACCGGGGCCCGTACCGTCCTCGCCCAGATCGCCGCCGACACCCTCGCCACCGCCCTGGACCGGGTCCGCGTCGAGATCGGGCACAGCGATCTGCCCCCCGCCTGGCTGGCCGGCGGCTCCACCGGCACCGCCTCCTGGGGCTGGGCCGTCCACGACGCCTGCGCCGACCTCGCCGCCCGGCTCACCGTGCGCGAAGGGCCGCTGCCGCCCGACGGCCTCGAAGCCCACGCCGACACCGCGGGCCGCGCCGACGCCGAAGTCCCGTACGCCCGGCACGCGTTCGGCGCCCACTTCGCCGAGGCCGCCGTCGACACGGTCACCGGCGAGACCCGGGTGCGCCGGCTGCTCGGTGTCTTCGCCGCCGGGCACATCCTCAACTCCCGTACCGCGCGCTCCCAGTTCACCGGCGCCATGATCATGGGCCTGGGCATGGCCCTCACCGAGAGCAGCACCCTGGACCCCGCCTTCGGCGACTTCCCCGAGTGCGACCTCGCCTCCTACCACGTGCCCGCGAACGCCGACGTGCCCGCGATCGAGGCCCACTGGATCGACGAGGACGACACCCACCTCAACCCCATGGGCAGCAAGGGCATCGGCGAGATCGGCATCGTCGGCACCGCCGCCGCCATCGGCAACGCCGTCCATCACGCCACCGGCGTCCGCTGCCGCGAACTGCCCCTCACCCCCGACCGGATCCTCGCCGGTCTGCCCGCCGCGCGGTGA
- a CDS encoding xanthine dehydrogenase family protein subunit M, with translation MNGFGYLRPGTLQEAVEAYAAHPGARYLAGGTNLVDLMKLGVEQPAFLVDVGALPLSGIEERPDGSLRAGATVRNSDLAADPRVRDRYPALSQALLAGASGQLRNAATTGGNLLQRTRCPYFQALDKPCNKRDPGSGCGALEGVHRDHAVLGQSARCIATHPSDMAVALAALDAEVELYGTDGTRSMPVADFHRLPGEHPERDTEIRPGELITGVLLPAATAGLPSAYRKARDRASYAFALASVAVVLRLTDGVIGHVGLAFGGLAHKPWRARRAEEALRGAAPTPAALEHAVDLELAAARPSDENAFKVPLARNLALDVLGRLSPAPAAA, from the coding sequence GTGAACGGCTTCGGATACCTCAGGCCCGGCACGCTCCAGGAGGCCGTGGAGGCGTACGCCGCCCACCCCGGCGCCCGCTATCTGGCCGGCGGCACCAACCTGGTCGACCTGATGAAACTCGGCGTCGAACAGCCCGCCTTCCTCGTCGACGTCGGCGCCCTGCCCCTGTCCGGCATCGAGGAACGGCCCGACGGCTCGCTGCGGGCCGGCGCCACCGTCCGCAACAGCGACCTGGCCGCCGACCCGCGCGTCCGCGACCGCTACCCTGCGCTCTCCCAGGCCCTCCTCGCCGGCGCCTCGGGGCAGCTCCGCAACGCGGCCACCACCGGCGGCAACCTCCTCCAGCGCACCCGCTGCCCCTACTTCCAGGCCCTGGACAAACCCTGCAACAAACGCGACCCGGGCAGCGGGTGCGGCGCCCTGGAGGGCGTGCACCGCGACCACGCGGTCCTCGGCCAGTCCGCGCGGTGCATCGCCACCCACCCCTCCGACATGGCCGTCGCCCTCGCCGCGCTGGACGCGGAGGTCGAGCTGTACGGCACCGACGGCACCCGGAGCATGCCGGTGGCCGACTTCCACCGGCTGCCCGGCGAACACCCCGAACGGGACACCGAGATCCGGCCCGGCGAACTCATCACCGGGGTGCTGCTGCCGGCCGCCACCGCCGGGCTGCCCTCCGCCTACCGCAAGGCCCGGGACCGGGCGTCGTACGCCTTCGCCCTCGCCTCCGTGGCCGTCGTACTGCGGCTCACCGACGGCGTGATCGGCCATGTGGGCCTCGCCTTCGGCGGGCTCGCGCACAAGCCCTGGCGGGCCCGGCGCGCCGAGGAGGCGCTGCGCGGCGCGGCGCCCACCCCGGCCGCCCTCGAACACGCCGTCGACCTCGAACTGGCCGCCGCCCGGCCCTCGGACGAGAACGCGTTCAAGGTGCCGCTCGCCCGCAACCTCGCCCTCGACGTCCTCGGCCGCCTCAGCCCGGCCCCCGCCGCGGCCTGA
- a CDS encoding 2Fe-2S iron-sulfur cluster-binding protein, translated as MTSENAPAPGSEITLRVNGKPHTLYVDHRRVLLDLLREDLGLTGAKKGCDHGQCGACTVLAGGRRLNSCLLLAVTLDGAEVTTVEGLGGDGEEPHPLQRAFLDRDAFQCGYCTPGQLCSAAGMLAEAAAGHPSHVTDPAAPSGRPVALDRPEIRERMSGNLCRCGAYPGIVAAVEDVIG; from the coding sequence ATGACCAGCGAAAACGCGCCCGCTCCGGGATCGGAGATCACCCTGAGGGTGAACGGCAAGCCGCACACCCTGTACGTCGACCACCGCCGCGTCCTGCTGGACCTGCTCCGCGAGGATCTGGGGCTCACCGGCGCCAAGAAGGGCTGCGACCACGGTCAGTGCGGGGCCTGCACCGTGCTGGCCGGCGGGCGGCGGCTCAACAGCTGTCTGCTGCTGGCCGTGACCCTCGACGGCGCCGAGGTCACCACCGTGGAGGGCCTGGGCGGCGACGGCGAGGAACCGCATCCGCTCCAGCGGGCCTTCCTCGACCGCGACGCCTTCCAGTGCGGCTACTGCACCCCGGGCCAGCTCTGCTCCGCCGCCGGCATGCTCGCCGAGGCCGCGGCCGGACACCCCTCCCATGTCACCGACCCCGCCGCCCCCTCCGGCCGCCCCGTCGCGCTGGACCGGCCCGAGATCCGCGAGCGCATGAGCGGCAACCTGTGCCGCTGCGGCGCCTATCCGGGCATCGTCGCCGCGGTGGAGGACGTGATCGGGTGA
- a CDS encoding TetR/AcrR family transcriptional regulator: MTASERRLAPRRKPRQVRAELTRERILDAAAQVFAAYGYAAGTTNRIAEHARLSIGSLYQYFPNKDAILAELLVRHIDRGAWEGAGELEPGPGSLTETVRALVRDAIDHHRDDPQLLRIMIEEAPMSAELIEAIERHGKARVSQVRDVLARHPDVRVRDLDMAAELVVGTVEMNTHKLMATPHLNQVERLESELVAMITRYLGGDR, translated from the coding sequence ATGACCGCCTCGGAACGCCGGCTCGCCCCACGTCGCAAGCCTCGCCAGGTACGGGCCGAACTCACCCGCGAGCGCATCCTCGACGCCGCTGCTCAGGTTTTCGCCGCGTACGGCTACGCCGCCGGCACCACGAACCGCATCGCCGAGCACGCCCGCCTGTCCATCGGCTCGCTGTACCAGTACTTCCCGAACAAGGACGCCATCCTGGCCGAACTGCTGGTCCGGCACATCGACCGCGGGGCCTGGGAGGGAGCCGGGGAACTGGAACCGGGCCCCGGCAGCCTGACGGAGACGGTGCGCGCCCTGGTCCGCGACGCCATCGACCACCATCGCGACGACCCGCAGCTCCTGCGCATCATGATCGAGGAGGCGCCCATGTCCGCTGAACTGATCGAAGCGATCGAACGGCACGGCAAGGCGCGGGTGAGCCAGGTACGCGACGTGCTCGCCCGTCACCCCGACGTCCGCGTGCGGGATCTCGACATGGCCGCGGAACTCGTCGTGGGAACGGTCGAGATGAACACCCACAAGCTCATGGCCACCCCGCACCTCAACCAGGTCGAGAGGCTGGAGTCGGAGCTGGTCGCCATGATCACCCGCTACCTCGGCGGTGATCGTTGA
- a CDS encoding 2Fe-2S iron-sulfur cluster-binding protein translates to MEQTPRPDSVHRLSSAEEVEAVVGRPAAMITRKQIGALDAGCRAVLAYSPVAAFGYRDADGTARTTFVGGRPGFARVHSPKRLSFPVTGPAAAPGPASLFFLLPGVGEVLRVNGTASALRGGETAVDVVEAYVHCAQAVIRSGLWEPPAPRPAAGPVAGDGPLTGPGVSDFLAAAPFLAVTTWDTGNGSDTSPRGERGAAARVVDGRTLVLADRKGNRRADTLHNLLQDDRLSLAALVPGRSGVLHLRGRAAITDDARLLETMALRGVPPHLALLIDVEYAEVRANDAVARARLWTPDGRTGRGEAPDMMALGSAHLAAGAAGSGRVSGWSARLIASIPGVSWLLRKAIDRAYVAGLRKEGYDDVRAPVAGRHRETPAEQPADSPLRPVRVREIRQETPTARTLVLEDADGAAEPFDFRPGQFFTLVTDIEGRPVRRAYSASSAPGGLRLEVTVKQVTGGLFSTHAHGRLRPGDRLVVRGPSGTFHAPKRAPGRLVLIAAGSGITPLMSMIRTRLADPAPDGGIDLLYSSRSPEEVIFGDELRRMEQDHPGRLTVTHVLTCRDGRLDAEGVRRWVTGLPPSDGAHHYVCGPGALMTTVHDVLQRLGVADEFIHQERFTGGAAAPAVTAQPQELRVERNGNLVGTTVVEPGQTLLDAGLTAGLPLPYSCTVGNCGACMVRVRGGEVTRPEGTCLTPEQEAAGHVLTCVSCPLSGVTLDLTGPAAPEEH, encoded by the coding sequence ATGGAACAGACACCCCGGCCCGACTCCGTGCACCGGCTCTCTTCCGCCGAGGAGGTCGAGGCGGTCGTCGGCCGCCCGGCCGCGATGATCACGCGCAAGCAGATCGGCGCCCTCGACGCGGGATGCCGCGCGGTGCTGGCCTACAGCCCGGTCGCGGCCTTCGGGTACCGGGACGCGGACGGCACCGCCCGGACCACCTTCGTCGGTGGCAGGCCCGGTTTCGCGCGCGTCCACTCCCCGAAGCGGCTCTCCTTCCCCGTCACCGGGCCGGCCGCCGCCCCCGGTCCGGCCTCGCTGTTCTTCCTGCTGCCCGGTGTGGGCGAGGTGCTGCGCGTCAACGGCACCGCGTCCGCCCTCAGGGGCGGAGAGACAGCCGTGGACGTCGTCGAGGCGTACGTGCACTGCGCACAGGCCGTCATCCGCTCCGGTCTGTGGGAGCCGCCCGCACCGCGCCCGGCGGCGGGCCCCGTGGCGGGCGACGGCCCGCTGACCGGCCCCGGCGTGAGCGACTTCCTGGCCGCCGCGCCGTTCTTGGCCGTGACCACCTGGGACACCGGGAACGGCAGCGACACCAGCCCGCGCGGGGAGCGTGGGGCGGCGGCCCGCGTCGTGGACGGCCGCACCCTGGTCCTCGCCGACCGCAAGGGCAACCGGCGCGCGGACACCCTGCACAACCTGCTCCAGGACGACCGGCTCTCGCTCGCCGCGCTCGTCCCCGGCCGCAGCGGCGTGCTGCATCTGCGCGGGCGCGCGGCGATCACCGACGACGCCAGGCTCCTGGAGACGATGGCGCTGCGCGGAGTGCCACCGCATCTCGCGCTCCTCATCGACGTCGAGTACGCCGAGGTGCGCGCCAACGACGCCGTGGCCCGGGCACGGCTGTGGACGCCGGACGGCCGGACCGGTCGGGGCGAGGCACCGGACATGATGGCCCTGGGCAGCGCGCACCTGGCCGCCGGGGCGGCCGGCTCCGGACGCGTGTCCGGATGGTCGGCCAGGCTCATCGCCTCGATTCCCGGGGTGAGTTGGCTGCTGCGGAAGGCCATCGACCGCGCCTATGTCGCCGGGCTGCGCAAGGAGGGCTACGACGACGTCCGGGCCCCCGTCGCCGGTCGCCACCGCGAGACGCCCGCGGAGCAGCCGGCGGACAGCCCGCTGCGGCCCGTGCGCGTCCGCGAGATACGGCAGGAGACGCCCACCGCCCGCACCCTCGTCCTCGAAGACGCCGACGGAGCGGCCGAGCCCTTCGATTTCCGCCCCGGACAGTTCTTCACGCTGGTCACGGACATCGAGGGCCGCCCGGTACGGCGCGCCTACTCGGCCTCCTCGGCCCCCGGCGGCCTGCGCCTGGAAGTGACCGTCAAACAGGTTACGGGCGGGCTCTTCTCCACCCACGCTCACGGCCGTCTGCGTCCCGGGGACCGCCTCGTGGTACGCGGCCCCTCCGGCACCTTCCACGCACCGAAGCGCGCACCCGGACGGCTGGTGCTCATCGCGGCCGGGAGCGGCATCACGCCTCTGATGAGCATGATCCGGACCCGCCTGGCCGATCCCGCGCCGGACGGCGGAATCGACCTTCTCTACAGCAGCCGCAGCCCCGAAGAGGTCATCTTCGGGGACGAGCTGAGGCGGATGGAGCAGGACCATCCAGGCCGGCTGACCGTCACCCACGTCCTCACCTGCCGCGACGGCCGACTCGACGCCGAGGGCGTCCGCCGCTGGGTGACCGGCCTGCCCCCGTCCGACGGCGCGCACCACTACGTCTGCGGTCCCGGGGCGCTCATGACCACCGTCCACGACGTCCTTCAACGGCTCGGCGTGGCGGACGAGTTCATCCACCAGGAGCGCTTCACCGGCGGCGCCGCAGCTCCCGCCGTCACCGCGCAACCCCAGGAGCTGCGGGTCGAGAGGAACGGCAACCTCGTCGGGACCACGGTGGTCGAGCCCGGCCAGACCCTGCTCGACGCCGGTCTCACCGCGGGACTTCCCCTGCCGTACTCCTGCACGGTCGGCAACTGCGGCGCCTGCATGGTGCGCGTGCGCGGCGGAGAGGTCACGCGGCCTGAAGGCACCTGCCTCACGCCCGAGCAGGAGGCCGCAGGCCACGTGCTGACCTGCGTCAGCTGTCCGCTGTCCGGGGTGACCCTCGACCTCACCGGCCCTGCGGCCCCCGAGGAGCACTGA
- a CDS encoding ABC transporter ATP-binding protein, translated as MSMETTAWTQLHSVMNAQADRRPLARATLRRIAAFARPHRAGIIRFVLLGVLTALLAVATPVLAGHVVDAIVSGHDSGTVVRLSLLIALVALAEAGLGILGRRLSSTLGEGLILDLRTAVFDHVQRMPVAFFTRTRTGALVSRLNNDVIGAQRAFANTLSGVVTNLVTLLLTLAVMLTLSWQITLLALVLLPVFVLPARRMGSRMARMQREAAALNAAMGTRMTERFSAPGATLVKLFGRPDEESAEFAARASRVRDIGVRTATAQSVFITSLTLVSALALALVYGLGGWFALRGTLEAGAVVSLALLLTRLYAPLTSLAGARVEVMSALVSFERVFEVLDLKPLIEEKPDATEVPAGPVAVEFDAVRFAYPAADQVSLASLEEVAALDTRGGTEVLHGISFRAEPGQTIALVGSSGAGKSTIAQLLPRLYDVDAGAVRIGGADVRDVTAASLRATLGMVTQDGHLFHDTVRANLLLARPGAADEELWDALGRARLADVVRSLPDGLDTVVGERGYRLSGGERQRMTIARLLLARQRVVILDEATAHLDNTSEAAVQEALTEALAGRTAVVIAHRLSTVRAADQILVIESGRIAERGTHEELLAADGRYAELYRTQFARGDGPADAAAVETEVEAV; from the coding sequence ATGAGCATGGAGACCACCGCATGGACGCAGCTGCACAGCGTGATGAACGCGCAGGCCGACCGCCGTCCCCTCGCCCGCGCCACGCTGCGCCGCATCGCCGCCTTCGCCCGCCCGCACCGCGCCGGGATCATCCGCTTCGTCCTGCTCGGGGTCCTGACCGCCCTGCTCGCCGTGGCGACCCCGGTACTCGCGGGACACGTCGTGGACGCCATCGTCTCGGGGCACGACTCCGGGACCGTGGTCCGCCTGTCGCTGCTGATCGCGCTGGTCGCCCTCGCGGAGGCCGGGCTCGGCATCCTCGGCCGGCGCCTGTCGTCCACGCTCGGCGAGGGACTCATCCTCGATCTCAGAACGGCCGTGTTCGACCATGTGCAGCGCATGCCCGTCGCCTTCTTCACCCGGACCCGCACGGGCGCCCTGGTCAGCCGGCTCAACAACGATGTGATCGGCGCCCAGCGGGCCTTCGCCAACACCCTCTCCGGTGTGGTGACCAACCTGGTCACCCTGCTGCTCACGCTCGCCGTGATGCTCACCCTGTCCTGGCAGATCACCCTGCTCGCCCTCGTCCTGCTGCCCGTCTTCGTGCTGCCCGCGCGCCGCATGGGCAGCCGGATGGCCCGGATGCAGCGGGAGGCGGCGGCGCTGAACGCGGCCATGGGCACCCGGATGACCGAGCGGTTCTCCGCGCCCGGCGCCACCCTGGTCAAGCTGTTCGGCCGCCCCGACGAGGAGTCGGCGGAGTTCGCCGCCCGCGCCTCCCGGGTCCGGGACATCGGGGTGCGCACGGCCACCGCCCAGTCGGTGTTCATCACCTCCCTCACCCTGGTCTCCGCCCTCGCGCTCGCCCTCGTCTACGGCCTCGGCGGCTGGTTCGCGCTGCGCGGCACCCTGGAGGCCGGCGCGGTCGTCTCGCTGGCCCTGCTGCTGACCCGGCTCTACGCCCCGCTCACCTCGCTCGCCGGGGCCCGGGTGGAGGTGATGAGCGCGCTCGTCAGCTTCGAGCGGGTCTTCGAGGTGCTGGATCTGAAGCCGCTGATCGAGGAGAAGCCGGACGCGACCGAGGTGCCCGCGGGCCCGGTGGCCGTCGAGTTCGACGCCGTCCGCTTCGCCTACCCGGCCGCCGACCAGGTCTCCCTCGCCTCCCTCGAGGAGGTCGCCGCCCTCGACACCCGCGGCGGCACCGAGGTCCTGCACGGCATCTCCTTCCGGGCCGAACCCGGGCAGACCATCGCCCTGGTCGGCTCCTCCGGCGCCGGCAAGTCCACCATCGCCCAGCTGCTGCCACGGCTGTACGACGTCGACGCGGGCGCCGTCCGGATCGGCGGGGCGGACGTGCGCGACGTGACGGCGGCCTCGCTGCGGGCCACGCTCGGCATGGTCACCCAGGACGGCCACCTCTTCCACGACACCGTCCGCGCCAACCTGCTGCTCGCCCGCCCGGGCGCCGCCGACGAGGAACTGTGGGACGCCCTCGGCCGCGCCCGCCTCGCCGACGTCGTACGGTCCCTGCCCGACGGCCTCGACACGGTCGTCGGGGAGCGCGGCTACCGGCTGTCCGGCGGCGAGCGCCAGCGGATGACGATCGCCCGGCTGCTGCTGGCCCGCCAGCGCGTCGTCATCCTCGACGAGGCCACCGCCCACCTGGACAACACCTCCGAGGCCGCCGTCCAGGAGGCCCTCACCGAGGCGCTGGCGGGCCGCACCGCCGTGGTCATCGCCCACCGCCTGTCGACCGTCCGCGCCGCCGACCAGATCCTCGTCATCGAGTCCGGGAGGATCGCGGAACGGGGCACGCACGAGGAACTGCTGGCGGCGGACGGCCGGTACGCCGAGCTGTACCGGACCCAGTTCGCGCGGGGGGACGGACCGGCGGACGCGGCGGCCGTGGAGACGGAGGTGGAGGCGGTCTGA
- a CDS encoding lysylphosphatidylglycerol synthase transmembrane domain-containing protein, producing MPVRRALCLLPLALVAVAAVRNRSLLAAGLGQLRTASWPWLLAAAGATCLTWVAAAVTRQGAVVQALPKGRLLATQFAAASANHLLPTGLGAGAVNLRFMTGCGVPPARSSAALALYLLAESAGRLGLLAALLLAFPDALRLGPLLPDGSALPLLLGAAGLLAAAVAAGALVRPLRVRVAAFVRDAVGEARFVHTLPVRALALWGGSLAFPALQAAGLAAVGQALRLPVPPAHMALAYLAATVAVALVPTPGGLGSVEAALIVALVAVGGPAAPATAVVLAYRIITVWAPLLPGALTLGALVRLKVI from the coding sequence GTGCCCGTCCGCCGGGCGCTGTGCCTGCTGCCGCTCGCGCTGGTCGCCGTGGCCGCCGTACGCAACCGCTCGCTGCTCGCCGCGGGCCTCGGCCAGCTGCGCACCGCCTCCTGGCCCTGGCTGCTCGCGGCGGCCGGTGCCACCTGTCTGACCTGGGTGGCGGCGGCCGTCACCCGGCAGGGCGCGGTGGTCCAGGCGCTGCCCAAGGGGCGGTTGCTCGCCACCCAGTTCGCGGCGGCCTCGGCCAACCATCTGCTGCCCACCGGGCTCGGCGCGGGCGCGGTGAACCTGCGCTTCATGACCGGGTGCGGGGTGCCGCCGGCCCGTTCCTCGGCCGCGCTCGCGCTGTATCTGCTCGCGGAGAGCGCGGGGAGGCTCGGTCTGCTGGCCGCGCTGCTGCTCGCCTTCCCGGACGCGCTGCGGCTCGGCCCGCTGCTGCCGGACGGTTCGGCGCTGCCGCTGTTGCTGGGCGCGGCCGGGCTGCTGGCGGCGGCCGTGGCCGCGGGGGCGCTGGTACGACCGCTGCGCGTGCGGGTCGCCGCGTTCGTCCGGGACGCCGTGGGCGAGGCGCGCTTCGTGCACACGCTGCCGGTCCGCGCCCTGGCCCTGTGGGGCGGTTCGCTGGCCTTCCCGGCGCTCCAGGCGGCCGGGCTCGCCGCGGTCGGGCAGGCGCTGCGGCTGCCGGTGCCGCCCGCCCATATGGCGCTCGCCTATCTCGCGGCGACGGTCGCGGTGGCGCTGGTGCCCACCCCGGGCGGGCTGGGTTCGGTCGAGGCCGCGCTGATCGTGGCCCTGGTCGCGGTCGGCGGTCCGGCGGCGCCGGCCACGGCGGTGGTGCTGGCCTACCGGATCATCACGGTGTGGGCGCCGCTGCTGCCGGGGGCGCTGACGCTCGGGGCACTGGTGCGGCTGAAGGTCATCTGA
- a CDS encoding crotonase/enoyl-CoA hydratase family protein encodes MPVRVEREEYVTTVVLSRPAARNAVDGPTAAGLVAAFREFEADENARVAVLWGEGGTFCAGADLKAIGTERGNRVAEDGDGPMGPTRLRLSKPVIAAVAGHAVAGGLELALWCDLRVAEEDAVFGVFCRRWGVPLIDGGTVRLPRLIGTSRAMDLILTGRPVPAPEAYAMGLANRLVPTGTARTEAEALAARIARFPQACLRSDRASVLGQEGLPEEEALLAELRHGAGVLAQSAEGAARFAAGAGRHGSFG; translated from the coding sequence GTGCCGGTCCGTGTGGAGCGCGAGGAGTACGTCACCACCGTCGTCCTGTCCCGGCCCGCGGCCCGCAATGCCGTGGACGGTCCGACGGCGGCCGGACTCGTCGCCGCGTTCCGTGAGTTCGAGGCGGACGAGAACGCCCGGGTGGCGGTGTTGTGGGGGGAGGGCGGCACGTTCTGCGCGGGGGCCGATCTGAAGGCGATCGGCACCGAGCGGGGCAACCGGGTGGCCGAGGACGGCGACGGGCCGATGGGTCCGACCCGGCTGCGGCTGTCCAAGCCGGTGATCGCGGCCGTCGCCGGGCACGCGGTGGCGGGCGGGCTGGAACTGGCCCTGTGGTGCGATCTGCGGGTGGCCGAAGAGGACGCGGTGTTCGGTGTGTTCTGCCGCCGCTGGGGGGTGCCGCTGATCGACGGCGGGACCGTACGGCTGCCCCGGCTGATCGGGACGAGCCGGGCGATGGACCTGATCCTGACCGGCCGTCCGGTGCCGGCGCCGGAGGCGTACGCGATGGGGCTCGCCAATCGGCTGGTGCCGACCGGCACCGCCCGCACCGAGGCGGAGGCGCTGGCCGCCCGGATCGCCCGGTTCCCGCAGGCGTGCCTGCGCAGCGACCGCGCCTCGGTCCTCGGCCAGGAGGGCCTGCCGGAGGAGGAGGCGCTGCTCGCCGAACTCCGGCATGGGGCGGGCGTGTTGGCACAGAGCGCGGAGGGTGCCGCCCGGTTCGCCGCGGGGGCGGGGCGGCACGGCTCGTTCGGCTGA